In Vibrio diazotrophicus, the following proteins share a genomic window:
- a CDS encoding methyl-accepting chemotaxis protein codes for MRTLSVQWKITLLAGFCLLVTSLSLIGFSVYNAVTNQQVIKNQSAESVINKSQQLLKTRAQLNSTEISEYLSEAIYRAEMLSSTSLFLKKNSEDNFGESEALRTALNEMVRKSVLDFPTIEGAYLVFKPNALDSEDSNYVNADYVGSNDIGRFAPYWRSADDGQNAINEVLTEKQLSDNENSERFACPINDGNACVTSPRLISQGTEQFLATSISVPIVVDEEVIGFYGIDLKLDPLLVVAKDSDSSLFNGEGKIFIISLDGTLIASDDQALTIGQPFGGSSVSKDKVSRLLSGKKVESLWSEDGQWMTVFAPITVANQTWGVIFEMPRSSVLKDADELDSVITAQVESGVKVELLAGLLFAVLGLTVIAYTASRIVKPIREVVVRLNDIADGEGDLTQRLDVQSQDEIGQLAHGFNKFLDKLQSTIRQVIETTHSVADTTEQAKITAGETRRSSEAQFREVDLVATASEEMTQTASLVVQNAENAVHAAEQANESARIGQEVIKTSEAEMLNLVNTMNRAVPIVEDLARNNVNITDILEVIEGISEQTNLLALNAAIEAARAGEQGRGFAVVADEVRNLASRTQASVGEIRTVIEKVEKGTRDVVNAIQEGNSLANGTASHVQQAVSELNKIFDAISAINDMNSQIVKAAEEQQTVSAEVNQNVANIRDLSAQILEQAGESEAVGAEISSLSKQQQALVNQFKVS; via the coding sequence ATGCGAACACTATCAGTTCAGTGGAAAATTACACTGCTGGCAGGTTTTTGCCTGCTCGTAACCTCGTTATCTCTTATCGGGTTTTCGGTTTACAATGCTGTTACTAATCAGCAGGTCATTAAAAATCAGAGCGCTGAATCCGTTATCAATAAGTCTCAACAATTACTGAAAACCCGCGCACAGTTGAATTCCACTGAAATATCAGAATATCTCAGTGAAGCGATTTATCGTGCAGAAATGCTCTCTTCAACGTCTTTATTCCTAAAGAAAAACTCGGAAGACAACTTCGGTGAAAGTGAAGCGCTACGTACAGCGCTTAACGAAATGGTTCGCAAATCCGTACTAGATTTCCCAACCATCGAAGGCGCTTACCTAGTATTCAAACCTAACGCTCTCGATTCTGAAGACAGTAACTATGTGAATGCCGATTATGTTGGTTCCAACGATATCGGACGTTTTGCTCCATATTGGCGATCTGCCGATGATGGCCAGAATGCAATAAATGAAGTTTTAACTGAGAAACAGCTGTCTGATAACGAAAATAGCGAGCGTTTTGCCTGCCCGATTAATGACGGAAACGCTTGTGTAACTTCGCCACGATTAATTAGCCAAGGAACAGAGCAGTTTTTGGCAACTTCTATTTCAGTTCCAATCGTTGTTGATGAGGAAGTGATTGGCTTTTACGGAATCGATTTAAAGTTAGATCCTTTGTTGGTTGTCGCGAAAGACTCTGATAGCAGCTTATTTAATGGTGAAGGCAAAATTTTCATTATTAGTTTGGATGGAACACTTATCGCCAGTGATGATCAAGCTCTGACTATTGGACAACCATTTGGCGGCTCAAGCGTTTCTAAAGACAAGGTTTCAAGGCTTTTGTCTGGTAAAAAAGTCGAATCATTGTGGAGTGAAGATGGGCAATGGATGACGGTGTTTGCACCGATTACCGTTGCTAATCAGACTTGGGGCGTGATATTCGAGATGCCCCGTAGCAGTGTTCTTAAAGATGCAGACGAACTCGATAGCGTAATTACTGCGCAAGTAGAAAGTGGCGTAAAAGTAGAATTGCTTGCTGGGTTATTATTTGCTGTTTTGGGGTTAACGGTGATTGCTTACACAGCGTCACGCATAGTAAAGCCAATTCGTGAAGTCGTCGTGCGTTTGAATGACATTGCTGATGGTGAAGGCGACTTAACTCAGCGTTTAGATGTTCAATCGCAAGATGAAATCGGTCAGTTGGCTCACGGGTTCAATAAGTTTCTAGACAAACTGCAATCCACAATAAGGCAAGTGATTGAAACCACTCATTCAGTTGCGGACACCACTGAGCAGGCAAAGATCACTGCTGGTGAGACAAGACGTAGCAGTGAAGCGCAGTTTAGAGAAGTCGACCTTGTTGCTACCGCCTCTGAAGAGATGACGCAGACAGCGAGCTTAGTTGTCCAGAATGCAGAAAATGCGGTACATGCAGCAGAGCAAGCAAATGAGTCTGCTCGTATCGGTCAGGAAGTGATTAAAACTTCGGAAGCTGAGATGCTCAACTTGGTCAATACCATGAACCGCGCCGTGCCTATTGTTGAAGATCTAGCGCGTAACAACGTCAATATCACTGATATTCTTGAGGTGATTGAAGGCATTTCAGAACAGACGAACTTACTCGCACTCAATGCTGCTATTGAAGCGGCTCGGGCAGGAGAGCAAGGAAGAGGCTTTGCAGTGGTTGCAGATGAAGTTCGCAACCTTGCTAGTCGGACACAGGCGTCGGTTGGTGAAATCCGAACAGTGATCGAGAAAGTTGAAAAAGGCACCCGTGATGTGGTGAACGCTATCCAAGAAGGCAACAGTTTGGCGAATGGGACGGCGTCGCATGTACAGCAAGCCGTGTCTGAGCTGAACAAGATTTTCGATGCCATCTCAGCGATTAACGATATGAACTCTCAGATTGTGAAAGCCGCAGAAGAACAGCAAACGGTTTCCGCTGAAGTGAATCAAAACGTGGCGAATATTCGGGATCTGAGTGCTCAGATACTAGAGCAGGCTGGGGAATCTGAAGCTGTAGGTGCAGAAATTAGCTCACTCTCAAAACAGCAGCAAGCACTGGTGAATCAGTTTAAAGTGAGTTAA
- the rsmS gene encoding pleiotropic regulatory protein RsmS: MNDTSSSLENAPDEIKLAVDLICLLESNNVDTKVALAALEIVKSDFQAKLEKEKSA; this comes from the coding sequence ATGAACGACACCAGCTCTTCTTTAGAAAATGCACCCGATGAAATCAAGCTTGCCGTTGATCTTATTTGTCTTCTGGAATCCAATAACGTCGACACCAAAGTTGCTCTCGCAGCGTTAGAAATCGTAAAGTCCGATTTTCAAGCTAAGTTAGAAAAGGAAAAGAGCGCTTAA
- a CDS encoding primosomal replication protein: MKDLSRLNSIIEELKSTAALIDRTRGEHYRPLFDDTLFHCHGKLLTPCVIETESTLNAILREQKAGKLTQPRAEYLTERLLAQIGAIQREMSTQAIRKKEPKHYRDTRKPISDLYQDLAQHQDWERRLMLLVQDKQMAVEGTFGAEKTSAQQALLAAEQRLKRCQEAKTKIEKQITFREKNQ, from the coding sequence ATGAAAGACTTGTCTAGATTAAATTCGATCATTGAAGAACTTAAATCAACTGCTGCACTGATTGACCGAACTCGAGGTGAACACTATCGCCCTTTGTTTGATGACACCTTGTTTCACTGCCACGGTAAGCTTTTGACTCCGTGTGTTATAGAAACAGAAAGTACATTGAATGCCATTCTCCGAGAGCAAAAGGCGGGAAAACTGACTCAACCTCGGGCGGAGTATCTTACAGAACGTCTTCTTGCTCAGATTGGCGCAATTCAGCGCGAAATGTCAACCCAAGCTATTCGCAAGAAAGAACCAAAACATTACAGAGACACAAGGAAGCCAATCAGCGATTTGTATCAGGATCTTGCACAGCACCAAGACTGGGAACGAAGACTGATGCTCCTTGTTCAAGATAAGCAAATGGCAGTCGAGGGCACGTTTGGAGCTGAGAAAACAAGTGCTCAGCAAGCGTTGCTCGCAGCGGAACAGAGACTTAAACGCTGTCAGGAAGCGAAAACAAAAATTGAAAAACAGATTACCTTTAGAGAGAAGAATCAATAA
- a CDS encoding TSUP family transporter has product MEFVEPTMLVVLALVAFIAGFIDAVAGGGGMLTVPTLLSLGLPPHIALGTNKLAATFASSTAAFTYYRKKLFKPKYWLRAFVMTLIGATVGTLVVDAISTDWLQKVLPLIILAAAIYTVWHKAPTTVQNEMPAGCKKFNTKQYLQGFGLGFYDGLAGPGTGAFWTVSSMALYRLNILLASGLAKAMNFTSNLTSLITFAILGHIDWVLGLTMGVCLMAGAFVGAHSAIRFGAKFIRPVFVTVVSILAVKLAYDAWFVTL; this is encoded by the coding sequence ATTGAATTTGTCGAACCAACCATGTTGGTCGTGTTGGCTTTAGTAGCTTTTATTGCTGGATTTATAGACGCTGTCGCCGGCGGTGGTGGCATGCTAACTGTCCCTACATTGCTTTCTTTAGGGCTGCCTCCACATATTGCTCTGGGTACAAATAAACTTGCTGCGACTTTTGCATCCTCCACTGCTGCATTTACTTATTACCGAAAGAAGCTCTTTAAGCCGAAGTACTGGCTGCGAGCGTTCGTGATGACTCTAATCGGTGCAACTGTGGGTACCCTTGTCGTTGATGCTATCAGCACCGACTGGTTACAAAAAGTGCTCCCGTTAATCATTCTTGCTGCTGCAATTTATACAGTTTGGCACAAAGCCCCTACAACGGTACAAAATGAAATGCCTGCCGGATGTAAGAAATTCAATACTAAGCAATATCTACAAGGTTTTGGCTTAGGGTTTTACGATGGCCTAGCTGGCCCAGGAACAGGGGCATTCTGGACAGTGAGTTCCATGGCGCTTTATCGCTTAAACATCCTGTTGGCATCTGGTTTAGCCAAAGCAATGAATTTCACCAGCAACCTGACGTCGTTGATCACCTTCGCGATTTTAGGCCATATTGACTGGGTACTCGGTTTAACCATGGGTGTTTGTTTAATGGCTGGCGCTTTTGTCGGAGCGCATTCCGCGATTCGTTTTGGCGCTAAATTTATTCGCCCTGTATTTGTCACCGTAGTCAGTATACTTGCGGTAAAACTTGCTTATGACGCTTGGTTTGTGACGCTATGA
- the dinG gene encoding ATP-dependent DNA helicase DinG, protein MLTKKIQQSIRSSYQNLQNQLDNFVPRRAQNFLVAEIAKTLCGSYHKSTRMMVAEAGTGIGKSLAYLMGVIPVAVSNNRKVVVSTATVALQEQLIHKDLPLYRRITDQTFTFIIAKGRQRYCCAEKLAAASGADGAQLAMFETKPKAADINMLETMFDAFNRGNWDGDRDSWPKTISDEIWSSIVSDKHSCNGSFPAHRHCPFQKARSELDKADVIIANHSLVMADAELGGGVILPEPENTIYIFDEAHHLPHVARDHASAATSLKGAASWLESLNRSLPKLSNLADAKRASRFLDEAQTAIQELIPGLSQLTQRFDPASFEDNIYRFEHGDLPQWLEEESKHLKRQSQKANQSVAKIADLIAEKVKEGELASRLAEPALTELGFYIQRLDNLYQVWNLMAEPKREKGAPLARWLQTHTEREGDFTVHVSPLEIGWQLDQQIWSRCIGAILVSATLRALNSFSFFCRQAGISEKPEDGVQFLSLASPFNYIEQGELLVPVMKLEPPAKDFTPYLADKVKEYLVADKANLVLFASYWQMKEVAEKLSSTITQKGWTLQIQGEKSRGEILKKHKMLVQCGKTSVLFGTGSFSEGLDLPGDLLENLIITKIPFAVPTSPVEQAHAEYIEHRGGNPFLQISVPEASKKLIQSVGRLLRKEQDSGRVVILDRRVVSKRYGKALLDSLPPFKRTIEY, encoded by the coding sequence ATGCTTACAAAAAAAATCCAACAATCGATCCGCAGTAGTTACCAAAACCTGCAAAATCAGCTCGATAATTTCGTTCCTCGCCGAGCGCAAAACTTTCTTGTTGCAGAAATTGCAAAGACATTGTGTGGCAGCTATCACAAGTCAACTCGGATGATGGTGGCTGAAGCTGGCACCGGAATTGGTAAATCACTCGCCTATCTAATGGGAGTGATTCCTGTCGCGGTCTCCAATAATCGTAAAGTTGTGGTATCCACCGCCACAGTTGCATTGCAAGAACAGCTGATTCATAAAGATTTACCTCTATATAGACGAATCACTGACCAAACTTTTACGTTTATTATTGCTAAAGGTCGCCAACGCTATTGCTGCGCTGAAAAGTTGGCCGCAGCTTCAGGCGCAGATGGTGCTCAACTCGCAATGTTTGAAACCAAGCCCAAGGCTGCTGACATCAACATGTTAGAGACCATGTTTGACGCCTTTAATAGAGGAAACTGGGACGGAGACAGAGATTCCTGGCCTAAAACGATCAGTGATGAAATCTGGAGCTCTATTGTCAGCGACAAACACAGCTGTAACGGCAGCTTTCCGGCACACAGACACTGTCCATTCCAAAAAGCACGTTCAGAACTCGATAAAGCGGATGTGATTATTGCAAACCACAGTTTAGTGATGGCAGATGCCGAATTGGGTGGCGGTGTTATCTTACCTGAGCCTGAAAACACAATTTATATCTTCGACGAAGCACACCACCTTCCTCATGTTGCTAGGGATCACGCTTCAGCCGCAACTTCGTTAAAAGGGGCAGCCTCTTGGCTTGAAAGTCTCAACCGCTCTTTACCTAAATTGAGCAATCTCGCTGATGCAAAACGGGCATCTCGCTTTTTAGATGAAGCACAAACCGCAATCCAAGAGTTAATTCCTGGATTAAGCCAGCTGACCCAGCGCTTTGATCCCGCTTCTTTTGAAGACAACATTTATCGCTTTGAGCACGGCGATTTGCCTCAGTGGCTGGAAGAAGAATCAAAGCATCTAAAACGCCAGAGCCAGAAGGCTAATCAAAGTGTTGCGAAAATTGCAGATTTGATAGCGGAAAAAGTAAAGGAAGGAGAACTGGCTTCTCGCTTAGCTGAGCCTGCGCTGACGGAACTGGGTTTCTACATTCAACGTTTAGACAATTTATACCAAGTATGGAACCTAATGGCTGAACCTAAACGAGAAAAAGGCGCACCGCTGGCTCGTTGGCTACAAACCCATACTGAACGTGAAGGCGACTTTACAGTTCACGTTTCTCCTTTAGAAATCGGTTGGCAGCTTGATCAACAAATTTGGAGTCGTTGTATCGGTGCTATTCTGGTATCAGCAACATTACGGGCTCTCAACTCGTTCAGTTTTTTCTGTCGCCAAGCAGGTATCAGTGAAAAACCTGAAGATGGTGTTCAATTTCTCTCACTGGCATCACCGTTTAACTACATAGAGCAGGGAGAACTGTTGGTTCCTGTAATGAAACTTGAACCACCTGCGAAAGATTTTACTCCTTATCTCGCTGATAAAGTAAAAGAGTATCTAGTTGCTGACAAAGCCAACCTTGTCTTGTTTGCTTCTTATTGGCAGATGAAAGAAGTCGCGGAAAAGTTGTCCTCAACCATCACTCAAAAGGGTTGGACACTTCAGATTCAAGGTGAAAAATCTCGCGGAGAAATTCTAAAAAAACATAAAATGCTCGTGCAGTGCGGAAAAACAAGCGTGTTATTTGGTACGGGAAGTTTTTCGGAAGGATTAGACTTACCGGGTGACTTATTAGAAAACCTGATTATTACCAAGATACCGTTTGCTGTTCCAACCTCACCTGTAGAGCAGGCACACGCTGAGTATATTGAACATCGTGGCGGTAATCCGTTTTTACAAATATCGGTACCAGAAGCAAGTAAAAAGCTGATTCAATCTGTAGGACGTTTGCTGCGTAAAGAGCAGGATTCTGGTAGAGTCGTGATACTTGATCGCAGAGTGGTATCAAAACGATACGGAAAGGCGTTGTTAGACTCCCTTCCTCCGTTTAAGCGAACCATCGAATATTAA
- a CDS encoding porin, which translates to MKKTLLALAVLAAAGSAQAGIELYNQDGVTVNLKGDIEITYQNSTSSASMSQQIEDADFGFDVRYAINDQVSFGAMWEFNGSDTNNEEWTKNGDNYVALYTADFGSIKLGRLCTAIDDIGIGNDYQFGIDAFFSSDTFECQDEAVRYDYDNGMFYATLGYVQNKIDGKVGKNNANDNAQNQGSEGDYIDGYVGVRVAGFDLKAIVADYDDDQANGTSNTLFGAEVAYGAIENLNLSVGYYTVDRTEANANQDNDTWALAADYTMGKWNFGTGYSDSSSDVANTDSSRWFVNAGYALAPSTTAYVEFAGVDSDETLNNDNLAAVGVKASF; encoded by the coding sequence ATGAAAAAGACTCTATTAGCACTAGCTGTTCTTGCAGCAGCAGGTTCAGCACAAGCTGGTATCGAACTTTACAACCAAGACGGTGTAACTGTTAACCTTAAAGGTGACATCGAAATCACTTACCAAAACTCTACTTCTTCAGCTTCTATGAGCCAACAAATCGAAGATGCAGATTTTGGTTTTGATGTACGTTACGCAATCAATGACCAAGTTTCTTTTGGTGCAATGTGGGAGTTTAACGGTTCAGACACTAACAACGAAGAGTGGACTAAGAACGGCGATAACTACGTTGCTCTTTACACTGCGGACTTTGGTTCTATTAAGTTAGGTCGTCTATGTACTGCAATCGATGATATTGGTATTGGTAACGACTACCAATTCGGTATTGATGCATTCTTCTCTTCTGACACATTTGAATGTCAAGACGAAGCGGTTCGTTATGACTACGACAATGGCATGTTCTACGCAACTCTTGGTTATGTTCAAAACAAGATTGACGGTAAAGTTGGCAAAAACAATGCTAATGACAATGCTCAAAACCAAGGCTCTGAAGGCGATTACATTGATGGTTATGTAGGTGTTCGTGTTGCTGGTTTCGACCTTAAAGCAATCGTGGCAGATTACGATGATGATCAAGCAAACGGCACTTCAAATACTCTATTTGGTGCTGAAGTTGCGTACGGCGCTATTGAGAATTTAAATCTGTCAGTAGGTTACTACACAGTAGATCGTACTGAAGCTAACGCTAATCAAGACAATGACACTTGGGCTCTAGCTGCTGATTACACTATGGGTAAATGGAACTTTGGTACTGGTTACTCTGATTCTAGCTCAGATGTTGCTAACACTGATTCTTCTCGTTGGTTTGTAAACGCTGGTTATGCTTTGGCTCCTTCTACTACTGCATATGTTGAATTTGCAGGCGTAGATAGCGATGAGACTCTTAACAACGACAACCTAGCAGCTGTTGGTGTTAAAGCTTCTTTCTAA
- a CDS encoding YccT family protein, producing the protein MTNKLWAVLVAAFSFSGISVAASIIPSSGVSILYVNGQPAEEKLAENQLKDGFNQVVVRMDKNMAPAGASSSDVFTSKPYVLNIENVHSDLKIAHPQARSKMEADKAFKSDQPNWLLEQDGKVISYKQEVLKGKSGLFPYLGMEKLIAEHNQSRGIYFENGQVVDQPVAVQVAKVTANSATSDKAPKPQVITNNVEQLKAWYLQSSTEERKAFRRWMIDQE; encoded by the coding sequence ATGACTAACAAATTATGGGCTGTTTTGGTAGCTGCGTTCTCTTTTAGTGGCATTTCTGTTGCTGCAAGTATTATTCCTAGTTCGGGTGTTTCAATACTTTACGTTAATGGTCAACCTGCAGAAGAAAAGTTGGCAGAGAATCAGCTCAAAGACGGCTTTAATCAGGTTGTAGTGCGTATGGATAAAAATATGGCACCTGCTGGAGCGAGTAGTTCTGATGTCTTTACTTCAAAACCATATGTTTTAAATATTGAAAATGTGCATAGTGATTTAAAAATTGCTCATCCTCAAGCTCGTAGCAAAATGGAAGCAGATAAGGCTTTTAAATCTGACCAACCAAATTGGTTACTTGAGCAGGATGGAAAAGTAATTAGCTACAAGCAAGAAGTTCTAAAAGGTAAGTCTGGCTTATTTCCTTATCTAGGTATGGAGAAGTTGATTGCGGAACATAACCAATCTCGTGGTATTTACTTTGAGAATGGTCAGGTTGTTGATCAGCCAGTAGCAGTCCAAGTTGCTAAGGTTACTGCAAACTCAGCAACAAGCGATAAAGCACCTAAACCCCAAGTCATTACGAACAATGTTGAACAGTTAAAAGCTTGGTATTTGCAGTCATCAACCGAAGAGCGTAAGGCCTTCCGCCGTTGGATGATTGACCAAGAGTAA
- a CDS encoding YchJ family protein, whose translation MTSCYCGNTQSYSECCQPIHNDHVLAHTPEQLMRARYSAHVLGLVDFVVNTYHPSCNAENDRAAIADSINSDWCRLEVINSENGATANEGFVHFKAYLKDQGKELCLEERSRFIREDSLWFYIDGEFPKSYEAKKIGRNDPCLCGSGKKYKKCCG comes from the coding sequence ATGACTAGTTGCTACTGCGGAAATACACAATCCTATTCGGAATGCTGCCAACCTATCCACAACGACCATGTTCTTGCTCACACTCCTGAGCAACTAATGCGAGCTCGTTATAGTGCCCATGTACTAGGCTTAGTCGATTTCGTTGTGAATACCTATCACCCTTCTTGCAATGCTGAAAACGACCGAGCAGCGATTGCAGATTCTATCAATAGTGATTGGTGCAGATTAGAAGTGATCAACAGCGAAAATGGGGCAACTGCCAACGAAGGCTTTGTCCATTTCAAAGCATATTTGAAAGACCAAGGCAAAGAACTGTGTTTAGAAGAGCGTTCGCGCTTTATCCGTGAAGATAGCCTATGGTTTTACATAGACGGTGAGTTTCCAAAGTCTTATGAAGCTAAGAAAATCGGCCGCAATGACCCGTGTCTATGTGGCAGTGGTAAGAAGTATAAAAAGTGCTGCGGCTAA
- a CDS encoding EAL and HDOD domain-containing protein, protein MKYSYIARQPILDSDRKTFGYELLFRDGPKNTFPEIDPDKATSRLLSDHFLSTHYQTLGNHVGFVNFPYQSLVNLVPTLFPSDSLVVEVLEDCEPTSELLDAIKKMAKQGYRIALDDFVPSKEWQPFLPYVSFIKFDIRIVPIAKAGLFISKLRGSKIKFLAEKVETYDEFEQAKKAGFDYFQGYFFSKPEIIQRKALQPTFLTIVQLCKEIAKEEIDYKELESLIARDLSLSYKLLTFVNASAIVSSKIQSFKQALVYLGEQRLRQFISLVAIASTDSSKPNYLYGLSIQRARFCQLAWCKSGQRSDADLAFLTGMFSLLDCLLDQPLESIVELIPIDEAVKLALTKGEGALGKILSLSKAYEHADWERVSELGISLELSDEVLSQCYDEALQWSADLLQVDI, encoded by the coding sequence TTGAAGTACTCGTATATCGCTAGACAGCCTATATTAGATAGTGACCGAAAAACTTTCGGTTATGAACTACTATTCAGAGACGGGCCGAAGAACACTTTTCCTGAAATAGATCCCGATAAAGCAACCAGCAGACTGCTTTCGGATCATTTCCTTTCGACCCACTATCAGACATTGGGTAATCACGTAGGCTTTGTAAACTTCCCTTATCAGAGCTTAGTGAACCTTGTCCCTACGCTCTTCCCGTCAGACAGTTTAGTGGTTGAAGTTCTAGAAGATTGTGAGCCTACATCAGAGCTTTTAGACGCGATTAAAAAGATGGCTAAACAAGGTTATAGAATTGCGCTAGATGACTTTGTACCAAGTAAAGAATGGCAGCCTTTTTTACCTTATGTCTCTTTCATCAAATTTGATATTCGCATCGTCCCCATCGCAAAAGCGGGTCTATTCATCAGTAAACTGCGAGGTTCAAAAATTAAGTTTTTAGCCGAGAAAGTTGAAACCTATGATGAATTTGAGCAAGCGAAAAAAGCTGGGTTTGACTATTTTCAAGGTTATTTCTTTAGTAAGCCTGAGATCATCCAACGCAAAGCTTTGCAGCCAACGTTTTTAACCATAGTTCAGCTGTGTAAAGAGATAGCGAAAGAAGAGATAGACTACAAGGAATTAGAATCCTTGATAGCTCGAGATCTGTCGCTATCCTATAAGCTGCTCACTTTTGTTAATGCTTCAGCTATCGTTAGCTCAAAGATTCAGTCATTTAAGCAAGCACTGGTGTATTTAGGTGAACAACGCCTGCGTCAGTTTATTTCTCTAGTGGCCATTGCATCAACTGACAGCTCTAAGCCTAACTATCTCTATGGCCTTTCCATTCAACGCGCTCGTTTTTGTCAATTGGCGTGGTGCAAAAGCGGACAACGTAGTGACGCAGATCTTGCGTTCCTTACCGGAATGTTTTCGTTGCTCGACTGCCTGTTAGATCAACCTCTAGAAAGTATCGTTGAACTCATTCCCATCGATGAAGCGGTGAAGCTTGCATTAACCAAAGGTGAAGGAGCTTTAGGCAAGATTTTATCACTGTCAAAAGCCTATGAGCATGCCGACTGGGAGAGAGTTTCTGAATTGGGCATCAGTTTAGAACTGAGCGATGAAGTATTAAGTCAGTGTTATGATGAAGCTCTTCAATGGAGCGCAGATCTACTGCAAGTCGATATATAG
- the lpxH gene encoding UDP-2,3-diacylglucosamine diphosphatase has translation MHTLFISDLHLTPKRPDITDCFISFMREDAIKADALYVLGDLFDFWIGDDDPTNFAEQIKSEFKTLVSKGVPVFFSHGNRDFLVGKKFAKQTGITLLEEEQVVDLYGEKVVVLHGDTLCTEDVRYLAFREKVHKPWLQWVFNRLPFFIKTRIVRKIQSDTSSDKSNKSMSIMDVTPSEVLAVMEKHQVNTMIHGHTHRPNIHKISASGEEKTRIVLGDWYTQGSILVYSDHGYELQNKKFAS, from the coding sequence ATGCATACATTATTTATTTCAGATCTCCATCTCACTCCTAAGCGCCCAGATATTACCGATTGTTTTATCTCTTTTATGCGTGAAGACGCCATTAAGGCAGACGCACTCTATGTACTAGGCGATCTTTTCGATTTTTGGATTGGTGATGATGATCCGACCAACTTTGCCGAGCAGATTAAAAGCGAATTTAAAACACTAGTTAGCAAAGGCGTCCCAGTATTCTTCTCACACGGCAACCGTGATTTTCTTGTTGGAAAGAAATTTGCAAAACAAACCGGCATCACTCTGCTCGAAGAAGAACAGGTTGTTGATCTTTACGGTGAAAAAGTCGTGGTACTTCATGGTGATACATTATGCACAGAAGACGTTCGCTATTTAGCATTTAGAGAGAAAGTGCATAAACCGTGGTTACAGTGGGTTTTCAATCGCCTACCTTTCTTCATCAAAACTCGAATTGTAAGAAAGATCCAATCTGATACCAGCAGCGATAAAAGCAACAAATCAATGTCTATTATGGATGTGACCCCCAGCGAAGTTTTGGCTGTGATGGAAAAGCATCAGGTAAATACCATGATTCACGGACATACTCATCGCCCAAACATCCATAAGATTTCAGCATCAGGTGAAGAAAAGACTCGCATCGTTTTAGGTGATTGGTACACACAAGGCTCTATACTTGTTTATTCAGACCATGGATATGAACTGCAAAACAAAAAATTTGCATCATAA
- a CDS encoding peptidylprolyl isomerase has protein sequence MITLHTNFGDIKVQLNTEQAPETSANFLQYCRDGFYDNTLFHRVIDGFMIQGGGMTSGLREKETRAPIRNEANNGLSNKVGTLAMARTMEPHSASSQFFINVNNNTFLDFRSESLDGWGYCVFAEVVEGMDVVNKIKGVSTGSYGMHQDVPLEDVVITGTTIEE, from the coding sequence ATGATCACCCTTCATACAAACTTTGGTGACATTAAAGTTCAGCTGAATACAGAGCAAGCGCCAGAAACTAGCGCAAACTTTTTACAGTACTGCCGTGATGGTTTCTACGACAACACTCTTTTCCACCGTGTTATCGACGGCTTCATGATCCAAGGTGGCGGTATGACTTCTGGTCTACGTGAAAAAGAGACTCGCGCACCTATCCGTAACGAAGCAAACAACGGCCTAAGCAACAAAGTAGGCACGCTTGCAATGGCTCGTACTATGGAACCACACTCTGCAAGTTCTCAATTCTTCATCAACGTAAACAACAACACATTCCTAGACTTCCGTTCAGAAAGCTTAGATGGTTGGGGTTACTGTGTTTTTGCTGAAGTTGTAGAAGGCATGGATGTAGTAAACAAAATTAAAGGTGTAAGCACTGGCTCTTACGGTATGCACCAAGACGTACCACTAGAAGATGTTGTCATTACTGGCACAACTATCGAAGAGTAA